From the Pedobacter cryoconitis genome, one window contains:
- a CDS encoding DUF3606 domain-containing protein — MDNKQKTGSPDRDRINVNESYELEYWSKKFNVTPDELKKAVKAAGTSADAVEKHLKNVK, encoded by the coding sequence ATGGATAACAAACAGAAAACAGGAAGTCCTGACAGGGATAGAATCAATGTGAACGAAAGTTATGAACTAGAATATTGGTCTAAGAAATTTAATGTCACGCCAGACGAATTGAAGAAAGCCGTTAAAGCAGCTGGGACATCAGCAGATGCAGTGGAGAAACACCTGAAAAACGTAAAGTAA
- a CDS encoding TlpA family protein disulfide reductase: MKKTISIIAMATLCLFFSAPSQAQSVTTTFKPVKIGGRIPDVALTNVYNYEITKTNLSDFKAKLIILDFWATSCTSCLANFPKTEELQRRYEGEVQFIKVTYQPKAEILPFLDELHKTDPSAIPVVTDDSALHQLFPHINLPHYVWLDQTGKVVATTTIEELTAENIDHFLSNDNIGDMHMKVDMDNSKSLTSVLKKQ; this comes from the coding sequence ATGAAAAAAACGATCTCAATAATCGCCATGGCCACGCTTTGCCTATTTTTCAGCGCGCCGTCCCAAGCTCAATCTGTAACCACTACATTTAAACCCGTTAAAATAGGAGGTAGAATCCCTGATGTAGCATTAACAAATGTCTATAATTATGAAATTACAAAAACCAATCTTTCTGATTTTAAAGCTAAACTGATTATTCTTGATTTCTGGGCAACCTCGTGTACATCTTGTCTGGCTAATTTTCCAAAAACAGAAGAGCTGCAAAGGAGATATGAAGGAGAGGTTCAGTTTATTAAAGTGACCTATCAGCCAAAAGCAGAAATATTACCTTTTCTGGATGAACTCCATAAAACAGACCCATCAGCTATTCCAGTGGTTACTGATGATTCAGCGTTGCACCAATTATTCCCTCATATCAATCTTCCGCATTATGTATGGTTGGATCAAACTGGTAAAGTCGTAGCAACAACAACCATTGAAGAACTCACCGCAGAAAATATCGATCACTTTTTAAGCAATGATAATATTGGAGATATGCACATGAAAGTGGATATGGATAATTCTAAATCTCTGACCAGCGTACTAAAAAAGCAATAA
- a CDS encoding nucleotide pyrophosphohydrolase, producing the protein MKNWEDLKNILVEFRNERDWEQFHNPKDLALALSIEVSELNELFLWKKSEEADVEKIKDELADVFAYAILLAEKYNLDINEIVSNKVLKNAEKYPVAKAKGTSKKYNEL; encoded by the coding sequence ATGAAAAACTGGGAAGATTTAAAGAATATTTTGGTGGAATTCAGGAATGAGAGGGATTGGGAGCAGTTTCATAATCCTAAAGATTTAGCTTTAGCACTATCTATAGAAGTGTCTGAGTTAAATGAACTTTTTCTATGGAAGAAATCGGAAGAAGCGGATGTAGAGAAAATCAAAGATGAATTAGCTGATGTATTTGCGTATGCGATATTGCTTGCTGAAAAGTACAATCTGGATATTAACGAAATCGTTTCCAACAAAGTTCTAAAAAACGCAGAGAAATATCCTGTAGCTAAAGCTAAAGGAACATCTAAAAAATATAACGAACTATGA
- a CDS encoding DUF2075 domain-containing protein produces MRLYAGSSTNFIALNVNNQIAGLLETEFLKQFGYKAQINEVMSWRNSLFRLSDILERANLTDQGIMVEYKLPLSGKRIDVIICGKDKDQKRNAVIIELKQWEKCALTDYDSDYVVTWVGGGNRSVLHPSVQVGNYMYYLQDNSTVFYDGDHPVGLSACSYLHNYTIGNEDVLTDIRFQKSITRFPIYSSEDRLALTSFITDKVDQGDGMDILAEIEQSRMRPSKKLLKQVSTVIKKKLKGELKIFGAVKTKGDYILLDEQLIVYDTVMSIVRKGLEHKQKHAIIVKGGGGTGKSVIGLQLLADLAALNFNTQYATGSKAFTETLRKILGDNSKSLLKYFMSYGEAKPNEIDVLLMDEAHRIREKTGYPFKSTGRPQVQDLLNAAKVSVFFIDDYQAVRKGEIGSSAFIKEQAELAGCKVYEYDLEAQFRNGGSERYSDWIDHTLHIRKTATTEWINESDFEFTIMDSPEALEAAIRARAEEGYTARVMAGFCWPWSKRLDENNDLINDVEIGEYKRPWNAQEGLTGMRKGIPKSQFWAYDAGGIDQVGCVYTAQGFEFDYAGIIFGKDLKYNPDTAEWEGVPGNSYDGQVKSSQDFLQLVKNTYRVLLGRGMKACYVCFMDKDTERYFRSRVRKNN; encoded by the coding sequence ATGAGGTTATACGCTGGTTCGTCAACAAACTTCATAGCACTTAATGTAAATAATCAAATTGCAGGTTTATTGGAGACTGAATTCTTAAAGCAATTTGGCTACAAAGCACAAATTAATGAGGTCATGTCGTGGAGGAATTCTCTTTTTCGCCTGTCTGATATATTAGAGCGTGCAAATCTTACTGATCAGGGTATAATGGTCGAATACAAGCTCCCTTTAAGTGGAAAGCGTATTGATGTGATCATTTGTGGTAAAGACAAAGATCAAAAACGGAATGCTGTAATTATCGAACTCAAACAATGGGAGAAATGCGCATTAACAGATTACGATAGTGATTACGTCGTAACTTGGGTAGGAGGAGGTAATAGATCTGTATTACATCCAAGCGTACAGGTAGGTAATTATATGTATTACCTACAGGATAATAGTACGGTGTTCTATGACGGTGACCATCCAGTAGGACTTTCAGCCTGTAGTTATCTCCATAATTATACGATTGGCAATGAAGATGTACTTACTGATATACGTTTTCAAAAAAGTATTACTCGTTTTCCAATTTATTCATCAGAAGATAGATTGGCATTGACTTCGTTCATTACTGATAAGGTAGATCAAGGCGATGGAATGGATATCCTGGCCGAGATAGAGCAGAGTCGTATGCGCCCCTCTAAAAAATTGTTGAAGCAAGTATCTACTGTCATTAAGAAAAAGCTTAAAGGTGAATTAAAAATATTTGGGGCAGTTAAAACTAAAGGTGACTACATACTTCTTGATGAGCAGTTGATTGTTTACGATACTGTAATGAGTATTGTACGCAAAGGTTTAGAGCATAAACAAAAACATGCAATTATTGTAAAGGGAGGTGGAGGTACTGGAAAGTCTGTTATTGGCTTACAGTTGTTAGCTGATCTTGCAGCATTAAACTTCAATACTCAATATGCAACAGGTTCTAAGGCTTTTACAGAGACTTTGCGTAAAATACTTGGTGATAACTCAAAGAGCTTACTAAAGTACTTTATGTCTTATGGTGAGGCCAAACCTAATGAAATTGATGTATTGTTGATGGATGAGGCACATCGGATCAGAGAGAAAACAGGTTATCCATTTAAGTCTACGGGCAGACCACAGGTTCAAGATCTATTGAATGCGGCCAAAGTATCAGTGTTCTTTATAGATGATTATCAGGCGGTACGTAAAGGTGAGATAGGATCTTCTGCTTTTATAAAAGAACAAGCGGAGCTGGCTGGTTGTAAAGTTTATGAATACGATCTGGAAGCACAGTTTCGTAATGGGGGTTCTGAACGGTATAGTGATTGGATTGATCATACTTTGCATATCCGAAAAACTGCCACTACAGAATGGATTAATGAATCGGACTTTGAATTTACTATTATGGATTCTCCTGAAGCTTTAGAGGCAGCTATAAGAGCTAGAGCTGAAGAAGGTTATACGGCAAGAGTAATGGCTGGTTTTTGTTGGCCATGGTCAAAACGACTTGATGAGAATAATGATTTAATTAATGATGTCGAGATAGGGGAATATAAACGGCCATGGAATGCTCAGGAAGGTTTGACAGGGATGCGTAAGGGAATTCCTAAATCACAGTTCTGGGCTTATGACGCTGGAGGCATTGATCAGGTTGGATGTGTTTATACTGCTCAGGGCTTTGAATTCGATTATGCGGGGATAATCTTTGGGAAAGATCTAAAGTATAATCCAGATACCGCTGAATGGGAGGGAGTTCCGGGGAATAGCTATGATGGCCAGGTTAAGAGTAGTCAGGATTTCCTTCAGCTAGTTAAGAATACTTACCGGGTTCTTTTAGGGCGTGGAATGAAGGCTTGTTATGTTTGTTTTATGGATAAGGATACTGAGAGGTATTTTAGGAGTAGAGTAAGGAAGAATAATTAA
- a CDS encoding 7-cyano-7-deazaguanine synthase, giving the protein MKNKNGVLLASGGLDSTTMAYWLIDNDIDFVPLFINYGQHCANTEFQTLKNVIPKSHLNRIEYIDIRSVYAKSKSKFIKPVDLWNEEIVADDLYIPYRNVLLLTIGATFAQTMGLSNVYSAFINSNHAKEIDCSNEFFDKMEDMLIDYGSVKINMPFRHFSKYEVAKLGIDLGASIGSTFSCQASPIIPCGACPNCVDRLDAFRKIEQE; this is encoded by the coding sequence ATGAAAAATAAGAATGGAGTATTATTAGCTTCAGGCGGACTTGACTCTACTACAATGGCTTATTGGCTAATAGATAACGACATAGACTTTGTACCACTTTTCATAAATTATGGTCAACATTGTGCAAATACCGAATTCCAAACACTAAAAAATGTAATACCCAAATCTCATCTTAATAGAATAGAATATATTGATATCAGATCCGTATATGCAAAATCAAAGTCAAAATTCATTAAGCCAGTAGATTTATGGAATGAAGAAATTGTTGCTGATGATTTATATATTCCTTATAGAAATGTACTATTATTAACAATTGGTGCTACATTTGCGCAAACTATGGGCCTATCAAATGTTTATTCCGCATTTATTAATAGTAATCATGCTAAAGAAATAGATTGTTCAAATGAATTTTTCGACAAAATGGAAGATATGCTAATTGACTATGGATCAGTTAAAATCAATATGCCTTTCAGACATTTTTCGAAGTATGAAGTAGCAAAATTAGGTATAGATTTGGGTGCATCAATAGGTTCAACCTTTTCATGTCAGGCATCTCCTATTATTCCATGTGGCGCTTGTCCTAATTGTGTTGATAGGTTAGATGCATTTAGAAAAATCGAACAAGAATAA
- a CDS encoding DUF262 domain-containing protein codes for MPSIKQELTVLGSKTFNLKELFTNNYFIIPDYQRGYSWETEHLEDLTKDILNITKIDGKHYTGTIVAAINESRSNTYELVDGQQRLTTLIIFLNEIYHYDRNEFKDIYPIFISRGTKGNERNVLTPNIETRKCFQYAIIQHQDFNAETKSHESIINASKYFKEFLRKDDVDPSVIYNTILTKLNFLFFTPEQNREIGIMFEVINNRGKQLSELEKIKNFFIYYATVHSRERLRKEINLRWSDIQISLSKAHRTSNDDENAFLRYCFVVFFKTSKDKSWYVYDECKELFNVKDCNEDYIDNAVDRMRDFVEFVALSAKHYSWFFNGDQFDIVYNGEFKTELTRCLTYLRSQPTYASIMPLYLSIMSRLDIPHQVVRLLKLLEVVNMRLYVLPDIFRRADSKQADMFEFAWEFFNDRNWNSENDPAITYYNQVAIKGDIFEWLFENLVQITDAFCPENRFIDNLELDYGESFNYYRWIGIRYFLSCYEEHTRSQKAKRSFEWKRLLTGKKNIGHNKNDQLSIEHIWASKNMEAEFPSDFHTKRRLGNFVLCGLSSNISLSNKNIPDKIAELEKQNGAGEGALDMIQVAELSKIFRLVYNEMAQRRKTKNYWREMADKICEQREEVFKKFALDRWRLPNEKTTEIND; via the coding sequence ATGCCCTCAATTAAACAAGAACTGACTGTCTTAGGTTCTAAGACTTTTAACCTGAAGGAACTCTTTACAAACAATTATTTTATTATTCCTGACTACCAGCGAGGTTATTCTTGGGAAACTGAACATCTTGAAGATCTAACTAAGGATATACTTAATATTACAAAGATAGATGGCAAGCACTATACAGGGACTATCGTTGCAGCAATTAATGAATCTAGGTCAAATACATACGAGCTTGTTGATGGACAACAACGCCTTACCACTTTAATAATTTTCTTAAATGAAATATATCATTATGACCGTAATGAATTCAAAGATATTTATCCCATTTTTATTTCACGAGGAACGAAAGGCAATGAGCGGAACGTATTGACACCTAATATAGAAACAAGGAAATGTTTCCAATATGCGATTATCCAACACCAGGATTTTAATGCTGAAACTAAATCCCATGAATCGATAATTAATGCATCAAAATATTTCAAGGAATTTTTGAGAAAAGATGATGTTGATCCAAGTGTAATTTACAATACGATTTTGACAAAGCTTAATTTCCTATTCTTTACTCCTGAACAAAATCGGGAAATCGGGATTATGTTTGAAGTAATAAATAACCGGGGTAAACAGCTCTCGGAACTAGAAAAAATAAAAAACTTTTTTATTTACTATGCCACGGTTCATAGTAGAGAGAGGTTAAGAAAAGAAATAAACTTAAGATGGTCCGATATACAAATCAGTCTTAGTAAGGCACATCGAACAAGTAATGATGATGAAAATGCATTTTTAAGATATTGTTTTGTTGTTTTCTTTAAAACCAGTAAAGATAAGAGTTGGTATGTTTATGATGAATGTAAGGAGCTTTTCAACGTAAAAGATTGTAATGAAGATTATATTGATAATGCTGTTGACAGAATGCGTGATTTTGTGGAATTTGTTGCGCTTTCAGCTAAGCATTATTCTTGGTTTTTTAATGGAGACCAATTTGATATTGTATATAATGGAGAATTTAAAACTGAATTAACCCGTTGTTTAACTTACCTCCGTTCTCAGCCAACTTATGCTTCGATTATGCCTTTGTATCTGTCAATCATGTCCAGGTTGGATATTCCACATCAGGTCGTTAGATTATTAAAGCTTTTAGAAGTTGTTAATATGAGACTTTATGTTTTACCAGATATTTTCAGGAGAGCTGATAGTAAACAAGCTGATATGTTTGAGTTTGCATGGGAATTCTTCAATGATCGAAATTGGAATTCTGAGAATGATCCTGCAATAACTTACTATAATCAAGTTGCAATAAAAGGTGATATCTTTGAATGGCTTTTTGAAAATCTTGTGCAGATTACCGATGCTTTCTGTCCAGAAAACCGGTTTATAGATAATTTAGAATTAGACTATGGAGAAAGCTTCAACTATTATCGTTGGATTGGAATTAGGTATTTTCTTTCATGTTACGAGGAACATACTCGCTCACAAAAAGCTAAACGTTCTTTTGAATGGAAAAGATTGCTAACAGGAAAGAAGAATATAGGACACAATAAAAATGACCAATTATCTATTGAACATATTTGGGCTTCAAAAAACATGGAAGCGGAGTTTCCATCTGATTTTCATACTAAAAGGAGGTTAGGTAACTTTGTTCTTTGTGGACTTAGTAGCAATATCAGCTTAAGCAACAAGAATATTCCAGATAAAATTGCTGAGTTGGAAAAACAGAATGGTGCGGGGGAGGGTGCTTTGGATATGATCCAGGTTGCGGAACTGAGTAAAATCTTTAGGTTGGTTTATAATGAAATGGCACAAAGACGTAAGACGAAAAATTATTGGAGAGAAATGGCTGATAAGATTTGTGAACAGCGGGAAGAGGTATTTAAAAAGTTTGCTTTAGACCGTTGGAGACTTCCAAATGAAAAAACAACTGAAATTAATGATTAA
- a CDS encoding HNH endonuclease domain-containing protein — translation MNNLPADKTLPIHILSSCFKNTVATYKFYWFFSIIESIEKGNHIIDKQSLFARMVANAWYTVNYFNLSFGVQDQFQNAIKLIIKLEGLGIDEKKDKIVQKLVSSDIKETIKTLRHFDGEVPYRFLSPWFSSIKGNKQDIYKSSQLFANDCIYAVDEHSVIINPKWITYLTENSGILKAFCYWHLCLYVQKRNPNVPDIANKLFKPPHRNSLLKPRKEFWDIVIERTGPVKCIYTKNLLNINEYAIDHFVPFAFVSHDLIWNLIPADKGFNCSKSDKLPVFDKYFDDYFDLQELALKTVFSHSPKNKLLQDYLTILPDLSLLNTLNKEDLKDKFKDNIHPLITIAANNGFHYML, via the coding sequence ATGAATAATCTCCCTGCTGATAAGACTCTACCCATTCACATTCTATCTTCTTGTTTTAAGAATACCGTAGCCACCTATAAGTTTTACTGGTTTTTTTCAATTATTGAATCAATTGAAAAAGGTAATCATATAATTGATAAACAGTCGCTTTTTGCCAGGATGGTTGCAAATGCCTGGTATACTGTTAACTATTTCAATCTATCTTTTGGCGTACAAGATCAGTTCCAAAATGCGATTAAGCTAATAATCAAATTAGAAGGACTTGGTATAGATGAGAAAAAAGATAAGATCGTTCAAAAGCTAGTATCCTCTGATATAAAAGAGACAATTAAAACTTTAAGACATTTTGATGGAGAGGTACCTTACCGCTTTCTGAGCCCTTGGTTTAGTAGTATAAAAGGGAATAAACAGGATATTTATAAATCATCTCAGTTGTTTGCTAACGATTGTATATATGCTGTAGATGAACATTCGGTAATTATCAATCCTAAATGGATAACATATTTGACTGAAAATAGCGGAATCTTAAAAGCATTCTGCTATTGGCACTTATGTCTTTATGTACAAAAGCGTAATCCTAACGTACCGGATATTGCAAACAAGTTATTTAAACCACCTCATAGAAATAGCCTGTTAAAACCTAGAAAGGAGTTTTGGGATATTGTAATTGAACGAACTGGCCCGGTAAAGTGTATATATACGAAGAACCTTCTCAATATTAATGAATACGCTATTGACCACTTTGTACCATTTGCATTTGTGTCACACGATTTGATCTGGAACTTAATTCCTGCGGACAAAGGATTCAATTGTAGCAAATCGGATAAACTTCCTGTTTTCGACAAATATTTTGACGATTACTTTGATCTTCAAGAATTGGCTTTGAAAACTGTGTTTAGCCATTCTCCTAAGAATAAATTACTTCAAGACTATTTAACAATCCTACCTGATTTATCATTATTGAACACTCTAAATAAAGAAGATCTTAAAGATAAGTTTAAGGATAATATTCATCCTTTGATAACTATTGCTGCGAATAATGGATTCCATTATATGTTATAA
- a CDS encoding MrcB family domain-containing protein, producing MKDLFQRIISQYSEESKKPLKNNQLARFINDELKNELKKIVNNDERYLVASSSGKGRWTATPWIAIFDIFITITAQEGFYPVFIFRDDMSGFYLTLNQGVTTIRQENKKETLNILKINAKKFRAQLGNISNNFSDIDIKLRNLETTKIGLSRDYEAGNIIAKFYSSTNLPSEDIFKQDISEILEIYKSLIFVHDEIETQEEDHENNNYQGDERKKYRQHKRIERNQTLIKKVKKAQGFICKACNLDFADKYGVLGKDFIEAHHLKPISQLTEEIVKLDAKKDFVVLCSNCHRMIHRTEDPSNLNAFKLLIRNQN from the coding sequence ATGAAAGATTTATTTCAAAGAATAATTTCACAATATAGTGAAGAAAGTAAAAAACCACTCAAGAATAATCAATTAGCTCGCTTTATAAATGATGAACTAAAAAATGAATTAAAAAAGATTGTTAATAATGATGAGAGGTACCTTGTAGCTTCCTCTTCAGGAAAGGGCCGGTGGACCGCTACGCCATGGATAGCTATCTTTGATATCTTCATTACAATAACTGCGCAAGAAGGATTTTATCCTGTTTTCATATTTAGAGATGACATGTCTGGCTTTTATTTAACCCTTAATCAGGGCGTTACAACGATAAGACAAGAAAACAAAAAAGAAACACTTAATATTCTTAAAATTAATGCAAAAAAATTCAGAGCACAATTAGGTAATATTTCTAATAATTTTTCTGACATAGATATTAAATTAAGGAATCTAGAAACCACCAAAATTGGTTTATCAAGGGATTATGAAGCAGGTAATATAATTGCAAAATTTTATTCCAGCACTAACCTTCCTTCAGAGGATATTTTCAAACAAGATATATCAGAAATTTTGGAAATATATAAATCATTGATATTTGTACATGATGAAATAGAGACCCAAGAAGAAGACCATGAAAACAATAACTACCAAGGAGATGAAAGAAAAAAATACAGACAACATAAAAGGATAGAAAGAAATCAAACACTAATAAAAAAAGTAAAAAAAGCACAAGGTTTTATCTGCAAAGCTTGTAACCTAGATTTTGCCGACAAATATGGAGTGTTGGGGAAGGACTTTATTGAAGCACATCACCTAAAACCTATATCCCAACTTACTGAAGAAATAGTAAAACTCGACGCAAAAAAGGACTTTGTCGTTTTGTGCTCTAATTGTCACAGAATGATTCACCGTACAGAAGACCCCAGTAATTTAAATGCATTTAAATTACTTATTAGAAACCAAAATTGA
- a CDS encoding phosphoadenosine phosphosulfate reductase family protein: MIANDVAKVRHLLGISGGKDSTALAIYMKSLYPSIDLEFYTCDTGKELDETYLLIMRLESKIGVKINKLYPNIISDNNPFDFYNSLYGGYLPSANARWCTKKLKI; encoded by the coding sequence ATGATTGCAAATGATGTCGCTAAGGTTAGACATCTTCTTGGGATTTCAGGAGGAAAGGATAGTACTGCCTTAGCTATTTATATGAAAAGCTTGTATCCTTCTATTGATCTTGAATTTTATACTTGCGATACAGGGAAGGAGTTGGATGAGACTTACTTGTTGATTATGAGGTTGGAGTCCAAAATTGGAGTTAAGATTAACAAACTTTATCCTAATATTATTAGTGATAATAATCCTTTTGACTTCTATAATTCTTTGTATGGAGGATATCTGCCATCAGCTAATGCAAGGTGGTGTACGAAAAAATTAAAAATTTAG
- the xth gene encoding exodeoxyribonuclease III has translation MKIATYNINGINGRLPVLLQWLKIASPDVVCLQELKSPDEKFPQQILLEAGYHSIWHGEKSWNGVAILSRYGEIKETRRGLDGDPEDSHSRYIEAFINGVVIGCLYLPNGNPCPGPKFDYKLKWIKRFSKHAKKLQSFDLPVALIGDYNIIPTDLDTYKPEKYVENALFRPEVRKQFASLQKTGWVDALRKLYPGQRVYTFWDYLRHAFDRNAGLRLDHFLLNDSLASRLKAAGVDKEVRGWPHSSDHAPVWILLDEP, from the coding sequence ATGAAAATTGCAACCTATAATATTAATGGCATCAATGGACGCTTGCCTGTTTTATTGCAGTGGTTGAAAATTGCTTCACCCGATGTAGTTTGCCTTCAAGAACTGAAATCGCCAGACGAAAAATTTCCACAACAAATACTTCTTGAAGCTGGCTATCATTCGATTTGGCATGGCGAAAAAAGCTGGAACGGTGTTGCGATCCTTTCCCGGTATGGAGAAATTAAAGAAACCCGCAGAGGACTAGATGGTGATCCCGAGGATTCACATAGCCGTTATATTGAAGCTTTCATTAATGGGGTTGTGATTGGCTGTTTATATTTGCCTAACGGGAATCCCTGTCCTGGACCGAAGTTTGACTATAAACTCAAATGGATCAAACGGTTTTCAAAACATGCAAAGAAGCTCCAAAGTTTTGATTTACCAGTTGCCCTTATCGGCGATTATAATATTATTCCCACTGACCTGGATACTTACAAGCCCGAAAAATATGTTGAAAATGCACTTTTTCGTCCAGAAGTACGCAAACAGTTCGCATCACTACAAAAAACAGGCTGGGTAGACGCGCTCCGCAAATTATATCCCGGCCAAAGAGTCTATACCTTTTGGGACTACCTTCGTCATGCCTTTGATAGGAACGCTGGGTTACGTTTAGACCATTTCTTATTAAACGATTCGCTTGCCTCACGTTTAAAGGCGGCAGGTGTCGATAAGGAAGTCCGTGGATGGCCACATTCTAGCGATCACGCACCTGTCTGGATATTGCTAGATGAACCGTAA
- a CDS encoding nucleoside 2-deoxyribosyltransferase, which produces MSKVLLIGDIVIDVTLKSQTSNLKLRLGGIVHAARSLWALNIPYSVGYFSPSFLNDQISHFLVGHGCSEVFKLGDVIGAPYVFLIEDVKEIGNQGYEFLLRDEVKINYDLEMLDKIFENQYDDILLISGNYDQIKIINGLTGNIHIDVANNIEDLTFFSALNKKLNTIFVSTSSTIFHKYFNDSFKEFTETFKKHTEKVILKENRGGSRGFDFAIQEAFSASAQLSPIKHSVGVGDVFDACFVVNNKHLSNQESLVLSSWVASEYAQTTYPDDFKRDVNRVLKSNVKDLVNILGASIPWERRKEINIYIAAPDFSYIDTTHIDTLSKSLKYHNFSPRRPVLENGQMEIEATKARKQELFQKDMILLDNCSILIAVLLFNDPGTLIEIGLASAKGIPTIVYDPYSISKNCMLTELPHLITHDMDLIISEIFNLSSKFNSNEK; this is translated from the coding sequence ATGTCGAAAGTGTTATTAATTGGTGACATTGTCATAGACGTCACACTGAAATCTCAGACTAGTAATCTTAAACTAAGACTAGGAGGTATAGTTCATGCCGCTAGAAGTTTATGGGCACTTAACATTCCTTATTCCGTAGGATATTTTTCACCTAGTTTCCTAAATGATCAAATAAGTCATTTTTTAGTCGGCCACGGTTGTTCGGAAGTATTTAAACTTGGTGATGTAATTGGTGCTCCATATGTATTTTTAATTGAAGATGTAAAGGAAATTGGAAATCAAGGATATGAATTTTTATTACGAGATGAAGTAAAGATCAATTATGATCTAGAAATGTTAGATAAAATCTTCGAAAATCAATATGACGATATCTTATTAATATCAGGAAATTATGATCAAATTAAAATAATAAATGGATTAACTGGTAATATCCATATTGATGTAGCTAATAATATAGAAGATCTTACATTTTTTAGTGCCCTGAATAAAAAGTTAAATACAATATTTGTTTCTACATCGTCAACTATCTTTCATAAGTATTTTAATGATAGTTTTAAAGAATTTACTGAGACATTTAAAAAACACACAGAAAAAGTAATACTAAAGGAGAATAGAGGTGGTAGTAGAGGCTTTGATTTCGCAATTCAGGAAGCATTTTCAGCATCAGCACAATTAAGCCCTATAAAACATTCAGTCGGCGTAGGCGATGTTTTCGATGCATGTTTCGTAGTAAACAATAAACACTTAAGCAATCAAGAATCTCTAGTTTTATCTTCATGGGTCGCTTCTGAATATGCCCAAACAACATATCCAGATGATTTTAAAAGAGATGTTAATCGTGTCTTAAAATCGAATGTGAAAGACTTAGTAAATATCTTAGGAGCATCTATTCCTTGGGAAAGGAGAAAAGAAATTAACATTTATATAGCAGCCCCTGATTTCAGTTATATAGATACAACTCATATTGATACTTTATCTAAAAGCCTAAAATATCATAATTTTTCTCCTCGTAGACCAGTTTTGGAGAATGGCCAAATGGAAATAGAAGCAACAAAGGCCCGCAAACAAGAACTATTTCAAAAGGATATGATATTGCTAGATAATTGTTCTATTCTAATAGCTGTACTACTTTTTAATGACCCAGGAACTTTAATAGAAATTGGCCTAGCCTCAGCTAAAGGTATACCTACAATTGTATATGACCCATATAGCATTTCTAAAAATTGTATGCTTACAGAGCTGCCTCATTTAATAACACATGACATGGACTTGATTATTTCAGAAATTTTCAATCTAAGTTCCAAATTCAACTCAAATGAAAAATAA